The Nonlabens spongiae genome contains a region encoding:
- a CDS encoding YceD family protein — protein sequence MELKAFEIQFVGLKAGKHEFSFEVDNTFFENFGFDEFNSADVAVTAFLDKRSTLMDLELTAKGAVNVDCDVSNVPFDHPVDAQLDLVVKFGEEFNDENEDLLILPHGEFKFNIAQYVYEMIVLSMPAKKVHPGIENGTLESDILDKLDELSVDQPNDQNEDKEVDPRWDALKKFKTDNNL from the coding sequence ATGGAACTCAAAGCTTTTGAAATACAATTTGTAGGTTTAAAAGCAGGGAAGCATGAGTTTTCTTTTGAGGTTGATAACACGTTTTTTGAAAATTTTGGTTTCGACGAGTTCAATAGTGCTGATGTAGCGGTGACTGCTTTTCTGGACAAAAGATCCACGTTGATGGATCTTGAACTGACGGCAAAAGGAGCCGTAAATGTTGATTGTGACGTGAGTAACGTGCCTTTTGATCATCCTGTAGATGCTCAATTGGATCTGGTAGTGAAGTTTGGTGAAGAATTCAACGATGAAAATGAAGATCTTCTCATCTTGCCGCATGGTGAATTTAAGTTCAACATCGCTCAGTACGTTTATGAAATGATTGTGCTGTCCATGCCTGCAAAAAAAGTGCATCCAGGCATTGAAAATGGAACGCTTGAATCAGACATCTTAGATAAACTGGATGAATTGAGTGTAGATCAACCCAATGACCAAAATGAAGATAAAGAAGTCGATCCCAGATGGGACGCATTAAAAAAGTTTAAAACGGATAATAATTTATAG
- the pdxA gene encoding 4-hydroxythreonine-4-phosphate dehydrogenase PdxA, producing the protein MSKSKNIRVGISMGDPNGIGGEIILKAFEDSRMLELYTPVIFGSTKLLTYYSRVFNLTTKFHGIQDASQAIEGRINVVRLIKEPFKVNWGSVQKEAGELSIKSLKSAVLALKNDLVDVLVTAPINKESIQSDEFNFPGHTDYLNQELEGDSLMFMVTPELKVGLLTDHVPLREVAQNIDSKLIKKKIGTIKESLRKDFKVARPKIAVLGINPHVGDNGTIGRDDQDSLIPALEELRVDGNIIFGPYAADSFFGNRKHLEFDAILASYHDQGLVPFKTLSFGRGVNFTAGLSHVRTSPDHGTGFDIAGKGIASPSSFISAIHTAADIFKNRKEYARLTEDVLKVNTRKRR; encoded by the coding sequence ATGAGTAAGAGTAAGAATATAAGAGTAGGTATAAGTATGGGAGACCCTAATGGGATAGGAGGGGAAATCATACTTAAAGCTTTTGAAGATTCTAGAATGCTCGAATTGTACACTCCAGTGATCTTTGGCAGTACTAAATTGTTGACTTATTACTCAAGGGTGTTTAATCTCACCACTAAGTTTCACGGTATACAAGATGCTTCACAGGCAATAGAGGGTAGGATTAACGTGGTTCGCCTAATCAAGGAACCATTTAAAGTTAATTGGGGAAGTGTGCAAAAGGAAGCTGGTGAGCTTTCTATTAAGAGTTTGAAAAGCGCCGTCTTAGCTTTAAAAAATGATCTTGTAGATGTGCTGGTTACCGCGCCTATAAATAAAGAATCTATTCAGTCAGATGAATTCAACTTCCCGGGACATACTGATTACTTAAATCAAGAACTTGAAGGAGATAGCCTCATGTTTATGGTAACTCCGGAACTGAAGGTAGGTCTTTTGACAGATCATGTTCCATTACGAGAGGTCGCTCAAAATATTGATTCAAAGCTCATCAAGAAAAAAATAGGTACGATCAAAGAGTCTTTGAGGAAGGATTTTAAAGTTGCTAGGCCTAAAATTGCAGTGTTAGGAATTAACCCGCATGTAGGTGACAATGGGACTATAGGTCGTGATGATCAAGATAGTTTGATCCCTGCTCTAGAGGAGTTACGTGTGGATGGGAATATCATTTTTGGTCCCTACGCTGCAGATTCTTTTTTCGGAAATAGAAAGCATCTAGAATTTGATGCTATTCTAGCAAGTTACCACGATCAGGGATTAGTGCCCTTTAAAACCTTGAGTTTTGGGAGGGGAGTAAATTTCACCGCTGGACTTTCTCATGTGAGGACCAGCCCAGATCATGGTACTGGATTTGACATTGCAGGTAAAGGTATAGCAAGCCCTAGTTCTTTTATCTCTGCAATACATACCGCCGCAGATATTTTCAAAAACAGAAAAGAGTATGCAAGACTCACAGAAGATGTACTCAAAGTAAATACCCGCAAGCGTAGATAG
- the rpmF gene encoding 50S ribosomal protein L32, translating into MAHPKRKISKTRRDKRRTHYKASVPTIATDSTTGEAHLYHRAHWHEGKLYYRGNVLIDKTEEVEA; encoded by the coding sequence ATGGCGCATCCTAAGAGAAAAATCTCTAAAACAAGAAGAGATAAAAGAAGAACGCACTACAAAGCTAGCGTACCTACGATTGCTACTGACTCAACTACTGGTGAGGCACACCTTTATCACAGAGCTCACTGGCATGAAGGTAAGTTGTATTACAGAGGTAACGTCCTTATCGACAAAACCGAAGAAGTAGAAGCTTAG